TAAGATGTAAACAGCTGTCTGTTTTTAAAGCTGTTATCCGTAACTTTTgcaatctctgtttaaaacataaaattgcagtttgaACACACGGATTTTATGTCAGGGCTTCTTAAACAGTGGTATAGCCTAGCGCCCCCTGGTGGAATGTGACAGGACATGCTTATACATAAATATGCAAATTCATGCAATTGAaatattgttttacttttatgcATGGTGATTAATAATTGAATGATTGTAACTCATGTCTAACAGCAAGTGGGAATAGGCAACTCGCATCATATTCATATCATATCTTAGCTTTAAAGTTGCGATCGtgtttacttctgtattttgacgcatttccgagtaaAACGGAATTTCAAAATATTGTGGCCGTGGCTTGTTTTCTccctgcgatttgattggacgtataaaaacagctgttgcattttgaaatggaactggcagcagactgacagttgaaggggaggagttaacagatgccccgcccaagccgtctaacgcACGTTATTTAAGAtagatagtcactacaggacggaagtgcattttctgaTTTTAACTGGAGATTAtaagggcacatgaattttaaaaagagaaggaCCCACATagaataaacgctgcaatatttcaagaaaaataggaattgtcattttttatttcactgggactttaagtcaAGTTTGCGGGGTTAAGTTCGGGTCAGATCTCCAAATTGAGCCCTTCATTAAGGACAGTGAGCTGTTTATAGTGAACTTATGATCGGATCTTCAATGAAGGTAAAAGTCTGGAGATTGTGTTTGTCCGTTCATTTGAATAACAAACCACATTTTGTGACCGATTCCTGTAAATCTGAGGGGTCACAGACGCAACTCTGTTTTGACTGATTCCGTTCCTCTCGTGAAAAAACAAGCGGTGAGAGCAACATTCCCAGGAACGGTAAAACAAACTGGGATATCTCGGATCATCTGCTAAACTTTAAAAGGTCACAAGAGTCAAGCGGTGTATTGCACTGCAACAGCAACATTACGGAAGACTCCGATGTTCAAAAAAGAATTTAGAAATCATTTCCGTCAAGCAACATAGGTCATTCAATGAGAACAATCCGGTTTCGACTGTTATTGTTTGGAGTCATTTGTTGTTAACTCACGTCTTCATGAAGTCAGACTTTAATTCAGTTGCGTCCATATCCCATTTGTCTGCGCTCGTGCTAAAGTTGCTTTCCCAGCATGCAGTAGGGGAAGCTGGTTGGCAGGCATGGCCACAAGCCAATAGGAGCCTTACCTTTTACTGATGCGATACTGGGCGGTCTCTAGAAAGCCGGTAACGGGGTTGGAGATGGTGGCTCGGCGCAGCTGTAGAGCCAACCGGTCAAGAACACACGGTTACAATTAGACTTCCTGTTTACTTTAACATTAATATGAGCTTACAATTGACCTACAAACCCAATGTGAGCCCCTGCTTACACTCGTAGCGAATGTTTATTATCAGGgcaaaaacatactgtaaatatcagTTTTCTCAACACAAACGTATGCTTTAAAGTGAGCACATAAATTCAAGAGGAGCGATAACTAGGTTGGTATGTTCACATCGGTGCACGGTACCATTTAACTTGTGTGCACCAGACTTCAAGGTGACGCATACTTGCATGTTTAAAGGTGACCTCACCCTTGGTTTGGCCAGCTCCTTCACCTTCTCCATTTCTTGTTCGGTTATAATGTTGTGGTATCGGACGATGCGCGGACGATCCCATTCATCCTCCTGTTTAACCGGACCGATCACGTAGAGCGGATGTCTGTTATTGTCGTGGTACCGGCAGAACAGGCGCCGTTGTCTGCGAGGGGTCTGTAAAAGCGAGATCGGGAACAGCATTAGCAAACGTTCACAAAGAAAACGATTCCTCCTAATTGGCTGATGGCATGGCTATAAAGCAGTCTGATACTGCTCTTAAAAGATTGAAGCTTTAATAAAGGGGGTCAGATGGTAAAAGAAAATCAACAatacagactaaaataaatggaaCTCTTACAAGAATTACCGGTCTTCTTCACAGATATATTTACCATCCTGAGTCCTTCTCCTCTGCACAGCCGCTCATATTTTCTCTTCTCAGGGAGATACTGCTTCATCCACTCCTTGTCTTGCCCTTTCTCGCTCTCCTCCGCAGAGCTCCGCTGCTCCTCGGTCTTCCTCTGTTTGGCTAACTGGTATGCAAAATATTTCAGGTTCCCAAGGGCTCGCTGGTGCTCAGGGTCTGTGCAGCAGAGATGAATGTGTTATCTAGCAGTTGATTTGGGTGTAAAACTGCATCTCTACTTGGTTAACATGTGACCACCACTCTCAAATGTTATCCCTCCCAAATGTTATTCAATTTAGCATCTACTTTCAATGTTCTTCACAATATAAGGTATCATTTACATCCAAAGTACTAATGCTGTGGGACAGGTTGACTTAGCGTTGGAGCTTTGGTAAACACCTGGAACAGGAGATTTTAGCGAAAGAAACTAACCGATAGTGAGCAGTCTCTCGGTATTATCCAGAGCTCTCTCTAGCTCCCCCTGCTGGTAGACGGAGTAACTGAGATAATCCAGCACAGTCACCACGTCAATGCTGGAATCTTCACCTTCATCCAGCTGCTTGAGCGCCTGAGCCATCCACAACTCCGTATGATAGTAATCTGCTTCGGAGTAGGATATTTTTCCCAGCTCATAACAGTCCTCGACCGACAGCGTGCTCTTATAGGGCAAGTCTGTGGAGACGCCTACaagaacacacatacactgaaGAACAAATCTACTTGTTGGCATTTACATTTGCACACTCTTCTGTACGTCACACGCACCAGGCAGATCTCCAGAGGAGATGGTCTGTGTGTCCAGTTGATAAGTGTCCTGCAGTCGGATGAGAGCTCTGCCGGCACCCGTCTGGTCTTCATCGTTAGGAAAATGCTGACGCTGGATGGTCAAGTTTGAAATGAAGCCTAGAAGAGAATTTCTTTCAGAGATGCGTCTTACTAGATATCGGTTCCTAGTTTTTAAAAGAAAGGCGTTTAGAACGGCACTTCAACCGTAAATAATACATCAAATGATTCACAAGGATTAAATAGCAAGTGGTATTGTAATAGAGTCGACTGACCATCAGACATATCCTTGAGCACCAGATCTTCCACTTCACCCCACTCGGTGTTCAGTCTCTTCATCAGTTTAAAGGCATTGACAGGGTGACCCAAAAACCCCTCCGGGTCCTGTGTGGCAGTGGCTGTCAGAGCATCCAGCTTCTCTGCCCACctgacaacacacacagagtACTGCTGAGATCATGAGCGCACACGCATAGTGTCTTCTCTACAGTTATCCTTTCTATATTTGAGCATGTCTGATGGAAGATACTGACGTGTGGTACTCAAGTAATCTTTCATTCAATGCGACTCATTTGCTTCTTTTTCAAATGCGCAACTTTTTAGAGATTTGGGGTTTTGCCCATTCATCTACAATTTGCATGACTTCAAAACAGATTCTCATTTAACATAATGACACACTTCATTTCCTTAGGTCAAATCTAACTAAATATCACTATTTTTGTCCCCTAGGCAAGCATCAAAAAGTGTTCAAATCAAAGAAACTCCACTTTGCAGGTTTTATGCAGAATTCATCTGgtattcatttgcatttcatAGGCATATTTATTATATGCAACATTCATTTTTCGACAACAGtcgaaaccattacagaaattctatttATGAACCGTTAGTtttatgtagtgtgttttgggcattattgcagtaggatttaatggttGTATTGGTTCCCacataacatcccaccaacagaatccatcacataccagtagacaccattggatggtttccattaaaaccattacaattcccattataaccattaaatccattacatttcttATTgcgttttgggcagggttccaTTGATTTTGTAACTCCAGGTCAACTGACCGCATGCTGACTTCAGTTTCACTTTTCAAGATTTCAGGAAGTCAAAAGTGAAGAACCTCCATGTCATCAGATATCACTCACTGTTTGACCTGCTCCAGTTTGCTCTCCTCTGCTTTAATGTAGTCTTTCAATGACGTCACCAGGTCCTTCTCTGTGAACAGCAGATCTGTCATATGACCTGCAGACACCCAAAAATATCActttttcacacattttcatttgacatttacgcatttggcagacgcttttatccaaagcgaattacattgcattatgcTATACATCGTTTCTTAGTATGTGCAATCACTGGgatggaacccatgaccttggcgttgtcaGCCCCATTCTTgaacatttctaaacatttatgaataagGAACGAGGTCACATACCGATAGAGGTGAAGAAGTCACTGTGAGCGGAGGAAAACTTCAGCAGACAGCTGAGGAGTGAAATACAGCACACACTCCAAACCCCCATCTTCACCAGCATACACCCACTCAAACAGTCTGAAAGACAGAGTAAAGAAGAATCGACACAATTTAACAGCTTCAATAACACATTTCTGGAAAAATACGAACAGTACAGTCTACCTTGCTCTACAGAATTCCATTGTAATTGATTTGTGTTTCATGCTATATTGAATTTGACGGTGTACGTGTTATATATAATGACGTTGTAGATGAAGATGTTGATGATCTGAATAATAAGCCACTAAACATAAATATagacattagggctgtcacgataaaccgacgataaatatcacgtgatttacgCACAGCTTTTGAGTAAAGTAAGGGAAAATgatgctgcatccgaaagccagagggcgctctcgtgcggaaacaccaaatacacactgcagaagaagaccatgacaccttctagaatctaggaaatgcctatggacatgtttttatcactgttactcaagcctcatcaggtatttttatgataataaagtatatttataataatcatgtttgacgggtgttgctttttcaaatgcacgttataagcgactcaaactcgcactgcttttagatcgagcagcatttcctactgatcccagagtcgtgcttcacggacaagctacgcataaaaaaccccgacacattgcatatcgcagccagctcgattacaataggatttagtggtatcgcgataaattaccGTGCAGCCCTAATAGACATATCCAATAACACACAGCAAATACCAAAAAAAGTGTAAATCAGGAACTcaaaaaagtaactaaatatTCAGATTACAGCAAGAATGTCACAAAAAGGGAATTTTTAAAGTCAAATTTATGCATCCTACGCATTAATGCAATAGCAGAAAAATGTTAGCTCAGAGGAATATGAGGGGGAGATGTGTCGTTCTGTGCCAGACTGATGTAAACACTGAGAGAGTCCAGTCAAATTAAAGGCCACAGGCTGCGAAAGAGTGTGTCAGCTCGCTGCAGTCAGAAGCATTACATGCGGCGAGACTGTGGTTGCAATTTGTAAACAGAGCAGCACAACTTCAAACCTTCTTCAACAAACTTCTTCCTTCCCATAGTTAGCTactcatttttgttcattttgataGTTCTGTATCAGGACCGACTTTGTTTGCTGCAtccaaaattacatttaatccTTTAAAGATGGGCCAACAGGCAGTTTCTACCAATATCATagtaatcttgagtacctatacagtagtaatgcatacgtcgtatcttcgaagagtatttagtttgatcaaatgtataaaagacagatacagctgtacgattatttcctgaaaacacgagctgctggaggcgggcagggggacggaactacagcacgagcacacaacacatcatcgcattatcccttaTTATGCATGTACGCACAAAACACAGACAGTTGACTTAACGCACatacagttcatgtccggcattttttagcgctgggaccgctccatctatcagtttcaaacgatctgcaaatccagtgttatatccaccatttatataacatccatcactgaaatgaagtgaacaatcaaacacctcaacttctctcacttcTCCCACTGATGTTCAGGGTGTGGGAAAGGTGCCTGACCATAACTGATGGTCTAGGATCTGTTTTCCATAGCTAAATCCAAACTATAGGAAATAAGCAGAAAACTGACTCAGCGACTGGACTTTGAaccacaaaagacaaaacagtcACATGGTTTGGCGAACTAAAGAGAGATGCATTGTGGTTACTCAAACAATTACTTCTGTTGGCTTTGAGAAAGTAACTTTGTTGACTCGTTTTACACATATTCAAAAAACAAAGACTAGAAATCAGAAGCTAACATGTAACCCGTGCATAACCAATTGCTTcatttaaaagaatgttaaggAAGAACTTAACTTTGCTCCTTTTCTTGAACCTCAATGACGAACTGGACAAGACAAATGGCTGTATCTCACCAATATAGCATGTTTCTTTGAAAATACAACAACCAATGCTCAACCCATATTTCACTTAGGCTTTCTAGCGTTCAAGAAGCCAAAATGGGATGTTGCAAATGCAATTCCCAACAGTTTCCAAGACAACAGTTAGCTAACTGTTGATGACAATAACAGCtgctaaaacaaacacaaatagc
This genomic window from Triplophysa rosa linkage group LG18, Trosa_1v2, whole genome shotgun sequence contains:
- the p4ha1a gene encoding prolyl 4-hydroxylase subunit alpha-1a; this translates as MLVKMGVWSVCCISLLSCLLKFSSAHSDFFTSIGHMTDLLFTEKDLVTSLKDYIKAEESKLEQVKQWAEKLDALTATATQDPEGFLGHPVNAFKLMKRLNTEWGEVEDLVLKDMSDGFISNLTIQRQHFPNDEDQTGAGRALIRLQDTYQLDTQTISSGDLPGVSTDLPYKSTLSVEDCYELGKISYSEADYYHTELWMAQALKQLDEGEDSSIDVVTVLDYLSYSVYQQGELERALDNTERLLTIDPEHQRALGNLKYFAYQLAKQRKTEEQRSSAEESEKGQDKEWMKQYLPEKRKYERLCRGEGLRMTPRRQRRLFCRYHDNNRHPLYVIGPVKQEDEWDRPRIVRYHNIITEQEMEKVKELAKPRLRRATISNPVTGFLETAQYRISKSAWLAAYEHPVVDRINQRIEDITGLDVKTAEELQVANYGVGGQYEPHFDFGRKDEPDAFKELGTGNRIATWLFYMSDVAAGGATVFSDVGAAVKPMKGTAVFWYNLFPSGDGDYSTRHAACPVLVGNKWVSNKWIHERGQEFRRPCGLKETDGTR